In the genome of Candidatus Zixiibacteriota bacterium, one region contains:
- a CDS encoding 4Fe-4S binding protein produces MAMKIIDECTACGLCLPECPQNAIEEGDIYIIDADLCNECEGVDGGSQCVAICPIDDCIIQA; encoded by the coding sequence ATGGCAATGAAGATAATCGACGAGTGCACTGCATGCGGGCTTTGCTTGCCCGAGTGTCCTCAGAATGCGATCGAAGAGGGCGACATCTACATCATCGACGCGGATCTCTGCAACGAATGCGAGGGCGTCGACGGCGGCTCACAGTGTGTTGCTATCTGCCCGATAGATGACTGCATCATACAGGCATAG
- a CDS encoding archease, protein MPYKFIDDIATADCAVAIQATTLESLFCDAARALIDCMTDISIVQANKTWSISLDEDNLERLLYSWLSELVFIRDSENVLFSDFSVEIAEDAHACHLRADIMGENIDHGRHDMRADVKAVTMHMFKIEREADTWRAFVIFDL, encoded by the coding sequence ATGCCCTACAAATTCATCGATGACATCGCAACTGCGGACTGTGCTGTCGCCATACAAGCAACTACCCTGGAGAGCTTGTTTTGCGACGCAGCGAGAGCCCTCATCGATTGCATGACAGACATATCGATCGTTCAGGCGAACAAGACATGGAGCATCAGCCTGGATGAAGACAATCTGGAAAGACTCCTCTATTCCTGGCTCTCTGAACTCGTATTTATCAGAGACAGTGAGAATGTTTTGTTCTCCGACTTCAGCGTGGAGATAGCCGAGGATGCACATGCCTGCCATCTGCGAGCAGATATCATGGGCGAGAACATCGATCATGGTCGGCACGACATGCGTGCTGATGTGAAAGCTGTAACGATGCATATGTTCAAGATAGAGAGAGAGGCTGATACCTGGCGAGCGTTCGTAATATTTGACCTATAG
- a CDS encoding RtcB family protein, producing MEKKKISEGIWEIDPSQKQGMNVPARILSSDRLIDRVEQGVYEQITNVACLPGIVGSALCMPDGHWGYGFPIGGVAAFSTSDGIISPGGIGFDINCGMKMLRTNLTLEEIRPKLQQLIDTLFDYVPAGAGKTGTVHLDNRRFRDIMTDGVGWCVKNGFATAADQDASEESGCIRGANPDFVSDKAFKRGLNQLGTLGSGNHYLEIEVVKESNILDHDIARAFGIDRPNQIVISIHCGSRGFGHQVATDYLQVFEKSVKKFGINVRDKELACAPFKSDEGQRYFAAMKCAANNAFANRQVIVHRIREAFEKVLGKSNQELGITTIYDVAHNIAKIEKYSIDGREQEVVVHRKGATRAFGPDVDGIPSRYRGVGQPVIVGGSMETGAYLLVGTQKAMDSTFGSTLHGSGRTMSRMKAKKQVQGKALASEMRQRGILVRAASFSGLAEEAGFAYKNIDDVVDAVAKIGISKPVAKLLPIANIKG from the coding sequence ATGGAGAAGAAAAAGATCTCTGAAGGTATATGGGAGATCGATCCATCGCAGAAGCAGGGCATGAATGTTCCTGCACGGATTCTGTCATCCGATCGTTTGATCGATAGAGTGGAGCAGGGTGTCTATGAGCAGATCACCAACGTTGCCTGCCTGCCCGGGATTGTCGGTTCGGCACTCTGCATGCCAGACGGTCACTGGGGCTATGGCTTCCCAATCGGTGGCGTCGCCGCCTTCTCGACGAGTGATGGCATAATTTCACCCGGTGGAATCGGATTCGACATCAACTGTGGCATGAAAATGCTCCGGACGAATCTGACCCTCGAGGAGATCCGCCCCAAGCTCCAGCAGCTAATCGACACGCTCTTTGACTACGTTCCTGCAGGGGCTGGAAAGACCGGCACAGTTCATCTCGATAACCGACGGTTCAGAGATATAATGACCGATGGTGTCGGCTGGTGTGTTAAGAATGGATTTGCGACAGCGGCCGATCAGGATGCAAGCGAAGAGTCGGGCTGCATCCGTGGAGCTAATCCCGATTTCGTCTCTGATAAGGCGTTCAAGCGCGGCCTCAATCAGCTTGGTACTCTTGGATCGGGGAATCACTATCTCGAAATCGAAGTTGTCAAAGAAAGCAACATTCTGGATCACGATATCGCGAGAGCCTTCGGTATTGATCGCCCCAACCAGATCGTTATCTCGATCCACTGCGGCTCGCGTGGATTCGGCCACCAGGTAGCCACCGACTATCTGCAGGTATTCGAAAAGAGCGTCAAGAAGTTTGGGATCAATGTCCGCGACAAAGAACTCGCCTGTGCACCATTCAAGTCCGATGAAGGGCAGCGATATTTCGCAGCGATGAAATGTGCGGCGAATAATGCCTTTGCAAACAGGCAAGTTATCGTGCACAGGATTAGAGAGGCATTCGAGAAAGTTCTTGGCAAATCGAATCAGGAGCTTGGCATCACTACGATCTATGACGTCGCGCACAATATCGCAAAGATAGAGAAGTACAGTATCGATGGCCGAGAGCAAGAGGTGGTTGTTCATCGCAAAGGTGCAACCCGCGCGTTCGGACCCGACGTCGACGGCATTCCGTCGAGATATCGCGGAGTTGGTCAACCGGTTATCGTTGGCGGCTCCATGGAAACCGGGGCGTATCTACTGGTCGGTACACAGAAGGCTATGGATTCGACTTTCGGATCGACTCTGCATGGTTCCGGCCGCACGATGTCGCGTATGAAAGCGAAGAAGCAGGTGCAGGGCAAAGCTCTCGCTTCGGAAATGCGTCAGCGCGGCATTCTTGTGCGTGCAGCATCATTCTCCGGTCTGGCGGAAGAGGCCGGATTCGCTTACAAGAATATTGACGATGTCGTTGACGCTGTTGCGAAGATCGGCATCTCGAAACCTGTGGCGAAGCTGCTGCCGATCGCGAATATAAAGGGGTGA
- a CDS encoding S8 family serine peptidase: protein MRKTLVFFALVIGLVLLISAGFAFGSQDFKVKSTTFAPDKSEYAAGEILVKFRADVKVQDINRIHAKHGTSEMYTSPRAGFKRISIPSTATVDQMVELFRGKPEVEYAEPNYIFHAFMTPNDPYYSYQWHMPMINMEQAWDQSTGTGVVVAIVDCGVAYENYGSFAQAPDLAGTSFVPGYDFVNNDTHPNDDNGHGTHVAGTVAQTTNNGVGVTGVAFNCSIMPVKVLDSQGSGYLSDVADGIIWAADNGADVINMSLGASSTTSTLQNAVQYAYGMGVTIVCAAGNAGTPVAQYPAAYTECISVSAVRYDKALAYYSSYGSTIDICAPGGDVTVDQNGDGYVDGVLQQTHDGSNYSSFSYYFYQGTSMASPHVAGVAALLLAKDGSLTPQQVRDAIQGSAEDLGAAGWDQSFGYGLVDANAALQSLTPTPPVANFSGSPTSGTVPLTVNFTDLSTGSVTSWSWTFGDGGTSTAQNPSHQYTSANTYTVSLTVTGPGGSDGETKTNYITVNPCVTPTAGFVGSPTSGDYPLLVNFTDQSSGATSWAWTFGDGGTSTASNPSHTYTSAGTFTVTQTVTNSCGNDQLVRTNYITVTTPPCYAPVAAFVGSPTSGTYPLTVNFTDQSTNAPTSWSWTFGDGGTSTAQNPSHTYTSAGTFTVTLTATNSCGSDGETKTGYITVTEPSTWTVITYDDFESGWGSYTDGGGDCSRYTRGTYAHQGSAAADIQDNSGTSSSFYHTTGYDVSGYSELQIEFWFRASSMESGEDFWVQYYNGSTWQTVATFTSGTDFSNNVFYNAVVSISSSQYSFPTNAKLRFMCDASDNRDDVYIDEIEFRGMGGGTSGFAKNEPLLPEEFSLAQNYPNPFNPVTQISFTLPTTQDIRLEVFNILGQRVEVLADRAFGAGSYTIPWDASKHSSGVYFYRLSSATFNKTMKMVLMK from the coding sequence ATGAGAAAGACTCTTGTTTTCTTCGCATTGGTAATCGGGCTGGTCCTTTTGATCAGCGCCGGGTTTGCTTTCGGTAGCCAAGACTTCAAGGTGAAAAGCACGACGTTTGCCCCTGACAAATCCGAATACGCCGCAGGTGAGATTCTGGTGAAGTTCAGGGCTGACGTCAAGGTACAGGACATCAACAGAATTCACGCCAAACACGGTACATCTGAGATGTACACAAGTCCGCGTGCTGGTTTCAAACGGATCAGTATCCCATCTACGGCGACTGTTGATCAGATGGTTGAACTCTTCCGAGGGAAACCCGAGGTCGAGTACGCCGAGCCCAATTACATCTTTCACGCATTCATGACTCCTAACGACCCGTACTACTCTTATCAATGGCACATGCCGATGATCAACATGGAGCAGGCCTGGGACCAGTCAACGGGAACAGGCGTCGTCGTGGCGATCGTCGATTGTGGTGTGGCTTATGAGAATTATGGCTCCTTTGCCCAGGCCCCCGATCTAGCCGGCACCTCTTTCGTGCCCGGGTACGACTTCGTGAATAATGATACTCATCCTAATGACGACAACGGCCACGGCACTCACGTCGCCGGCACCGTTGCCCAGACGACAAATAACGGCGTTGGCGTCACAGGCGTCGCCTTCAACTGCAGCATTATGCCCGTCAAGGTGCTTGATTCCCAGGGCAGCGGCTATTTGTCTGACGTGGCGGATGGAATCATATGGGCTGCCGATAACGGCGCTGATGTAATCAATATGAGCCTCGGTGCTTCTTCTACAACATCGACACTTCAGAATGCCGTCCAGTATGCCTATGGAATGGGTGTAACCATAGTCTGTGCCGCTGGAAATGCAGGCACCCCTGTGGCACAGTACCCTGCCGCTTACACGGAGTGCATCTCTGTCTCCGCCGTTCGGTATGACAAAGCCCTGGCATACTACTCCAGTTATGGTTCAACAATAGATATCTGCGCCCCGGGTGGTGATGTCACTGTTGACCAGAACGGTGATGGTTATGTCGATGGTGTTCTTCAGCAGACTCACGACGGCTCCAACTATTCGAGTTTTTCCTATTACTTCTATCAGGGTACATCAATGGCCTCGCCCCACGTAGCTGGTGTAGCGGCTCTGCTACTTGCCAAAGACGGTTCCCTGACGCCTCAGCAGGTAAGAGATGCCATCCAGGGTTCTGCAGAGGACCTGGGTGCGGCTGGTTGGGACCAGTCCTTTGGATATGGGTTAGTCGATGCTAACGCGGCACTTCAGTCGCTGACTCCGACTCCACCGGTTGCGAATTTCTCCGGTTCACCGACATCCGGTACAGTTCCTCTGACGGTCAATTTCACTGATCTGTCGACCGGCAGTGTTACGAGCTGGAGTTGGACATTCGGCGATGGCGGCACATCGACCGCGCAGAATCCGTCGCACCAGTATACATCTGCCAATACCTATACCGTGAGTCTGACGGTCACTGGCCCGGGCGGCTCTGACGGCGAAACCAAGACCAACTACATAACGGTCAATCCATGCGTCACGCCGACAGCCGGCTTCGTTGGATCACCGACGAGCGGCGACTACCCGCTGCTTGTAAACTTCACCGATCAGTCATCGGGGGCGACATCATGGGCATGGACATTCGGTGACGGCGGCACATCGACTGCGTCGAATCCGTCTCACACATACACGTCTGCAGGGACATTCACAGTCACCCAGACTGTGACGAATTCATGCGGGAATGACCAATTGGTGCGCACCAATTATATCACCGTTACAACCCCACCGTGCTATGCTCCGGTTGCCGCGTTTGTAGGATCACCGACATCCGGTACTTATCCGCTGACTGTCAATTTCACGGATCAGTCCACGAATGCGCCAACATCATGGAGCTGGACATTCGGTGATGGCGGCACATCGACCGCGCAGAATCCGTCGCACACATACACGAGCGCAGGGACGTTCACCGTTACTCTCACAGCCACGAATAGTTGCGGCAGCGATGGAGAGACGAAAACCGGCTATATAACGGTGACCGAACCGAGCACGTGGACAGTTATCACGTATGATGACTTTGAATCAGGCTGGGGAAGCTACACCGACGGCGGCGGTGACTGCAGTCGATATACCAGAGGCACCTATGCACACCAGGGGAGCGCTGCGGCCGACATTCAGGACAACAGTGGCACATCTTCCTCATTCTATCACACGACCGGCTACGATGTATCCGGATATTCAGAACTTCAAATCGAGTTCTGGTTCCGCGCATCCAGTATGGAATCAGGCGAAGATTTCTGGGTCCAGTATTACAACGGATCGACGTGGCAAACAGTCGCCACATTCACCAGTGGCACCGATTTCAGCAACAATGTCTTCTACAACGCCGTTGTCAGTATATCCAGCAGCCAATACAGTTTCCCGACCAATGCGAAGCTTCGCTTCATGTGTGATGCCAGTGATAACCGCGACGACGTGTACATCGACGAAATCGAGTTCCGTGGTATGGGCGGCGGAACCAGCGGATTCGCCAAGAACGAACCGCTGCTTCCGGAGGAGTTCTCACTTGCTCAGAACTACCCGAACCCATTCAATCCGGTGACGCAGATTTCGTTCACCCTGCCAACAACGCAGGACATCAGGCTCGAGGTGTTCAACATTCTCGGACAGCGTGTTGAAGTGCTCGCGGATAGAGCGTTCGGCGCCGGAAGTTACACGATTCCGTGGGATGCATCAAAGCACTCCTCCGGTGTCTACTTCTATCGCCTCAGTTCCGCAACATTCAACAAGACCATGAAGATGGTGCTGATGAAATAG